The following proteins come from a genomic window of Achromobacter sp. AONIH1:
- the dsbD gene encoding protein-disulfide reductase DsbD: MLQFAGMAGGRALRPSRTDLARRLFALLALALLWLGWNATARAEAEFLDPEKAFVFSAAMSAPDTVELRYRVAPGYYMYRERFGITISPYGAATLGEAVYPKGEVKYDLTFEKDMEVYHQDVIVRVPVQPGGQAFTLTATSQGCADAGLCYPPMDHSVKLTPVQGGYAVAGGALAGAGAAASAGASAGGLGGLLSAGDTGLADALGGLGWAKTAGVFLVLGLLLAFTPCVLPMIPILSSIVVGGTAPGAKPARGRGLGLAATYVLGMSVVYTALGVAAGLSGAGLAAWLQTPWILSLFAALLAVLALAMFDVFTFQMPSGIQARLSERSSRIPGGRYTGALLMGALSALIVGPCVAAPLAGALLYISQTGDVVLGGSALFAMAWGMGVPLLIVGASSGALLPKAGPWMDGVKRLFGMLLLATAWWMLIPVVPTWVQMTGWAFLAIVAAVMLRAFDALPAGAGAGRMFGKGLGLLLALAAAAWLVGAASGSRDVLQPLGHLADGGAAATPGAASAGEAHFKRVRTIAELDAALAQSRQPVMLDFYADWCVSCREMERFTFTDPGVAQRMGQMLLLQADVTANNADDRALLKRFRLFGPPGIMFFEPGGKELPDARVVGFQDAKRFTESLDRVLTR; this comes from the coding sequence ATGTTGCAATTTGCCGGTATGGCTGGCGGCCGCGCCCTGCGCCCGTCCAGGACGGATCTTGCCAGGCGGCTGTTCGCGCTGCTGGCCCTGGCGCTGCTGTGGCTGGGCTGGAACGCCACCGCGCGCGCCGAGGCCGAATTCCTGGATCCTGAAAAGGCCTTCGTCTTCAGCGCCGCCATGAGCGCGCCGGACACCGTCGAACTGCGCTACCGCGTCGCGCCCGGCTACTACATGTACCGCGAGCGCTTCGGCATCACCATCAGTCCATACGGCGCGGCCACGCTGGGCGAGGCCGTCTATCCGAAAGGCGAGGTGAAGTACGACCTCACGTTCGAGAAGGACATGGAGGTCTACCACCAGGACGTGATCGTGCGCGTGCCGGTGCAGCCAGGCGGCCAGGCCTTCACGCTGACGGCCACCTCGCAAGGCTGCGCCGACGCCGGCCTGTGCTATCCGCCGATGGACCACAGCGTGAAGCTGACCCCCGTGCAGGGCGGCTACGCCGTCGCGGGCGGCGCGCTGGCCGGCGCCGGCGCGGCGGCATCGGCCGGCGCATCCGCCGGCGGCCTGGGCGGCCTGCTGAGCGCGGGCGACACCGGGCTGGCCGACGCGCTGGGCGGACTGGGCTGGGCCAAGACCGCCGGTGTATTCCTGGTGCTGGGTCTGCTGCTGGCCTTCACGCCCTGCGTGCTGCCGATGATCCCGATCCTGTCGTCCATCGTGGTGGGCGGCACGGCCCCCGGCGCCAAGCCCGCGCGCGGACGCGGACTGGGCCTGGCCGCCACCTACGTGCTGGGCATGTCCGTCGTGTACACGGCGCTGGGCGTGGCCGCCGGCCTGAGCGGCGCGGGCCTGGCCGCCTGGCTGCAGACGCCCTGGATCCTGAGCCTGTTCGCCGCGTTGCTGGCGGTGCTGGCGCTGGCCATGTTCGACGTGTTCACTTTCCAGATGCCGTCCGGCATCCAGGCGCGCCTGTCGGAGCGCTCGTCGCGCATTCCAGGCGGACGCTACACCGGCGCGCTGCTGATGGGCGCGCTGTCGGCCCTGATCGTCGGGCCCTGCGTGGCCGCGCCGCTGGCCGGCGCGCTGTTGTACATCTCGCAGACCGGCGACGTGGTGCTGGGCGGTTCCGCCCTGTTCGCGATGGCCTGGGGCATGGGCGTGCCGCTGCTGATCGTGGGCGCCTCGTCGGGCGCGCTGCTGCCCAAGGCCGGCCCGTGGATGGACGGCGTCAAGCGCCTGTTCGGCATGCTGCTGCTGGCCACGGCATGGTGGATGCTGATTCCGGTGGTGCCGACCTGGGTGCAGATGACGGGCTGGGCCTTCCTGGCTATCGTGGCCGCCGTGATGCTGCGCGCCTTCGATGCGCTGCCGGCCGGCGCCGGCGCGGGCCGCATGTTCGGCAAGGGCCTGGGCCTGCTGCTGGCGCTGGCCGCGGCGGCCTGGCTGGTCGGCGCCGCGAGCGGCAGCCGCGACGTGCTGCAGCCCTTGGGCCATCTGGCCGACGGCGGCGCCGCCGCCACGCCGGGCGCGGCAAGTGCTGGCGAGGCGCACTTCAAGCGCGTGCGCACCATCGCCGAGCTGGATGCCGCGCTGGCGCAAAGCCGCCAGCCGGTGATGCTGGACTTCTACGCCGACTGGTGCGTGTCGTGCCGCGAGATGGAGCGCTTCACCTTCACCGATCCCGGCGTCGCGCAACGCATGGGACAGATGCTGCTGTTGCAGGCCGACGTGACCGCCAACAACGCCGATGACCGGGCGCTGCTCAAGCGCTTCCGCCTGTTCGGCCCGCCGGGCATCATGTTCTTCGAACCCGGCGGCAAGGAGCTGCCGGATGCGCGCGTCGTGGGCTTCCAGGATGCCAAGCGCTTCACTGAATCGCTGGATCGCGTGCTGACGCGCTGA
- the cutA gene encoding divalent-cation tolerance protein CutA: protein MLRDDDVVLIISNAPDLLLAKRIAHVLVEDGLAACVNLGAPGLSIYMWQGEVEGAEEVPIHIKTTYARHAAVVAALAQMHPYDVPEIIVLPVIGGAAPYLDWVREQTAVVQNKRD, encoded by the coding sequence ATGTTGCGCGACGACGACGTGGTGCTGATCATCAGCAATGCGCCCGACCTGCTGTTGGCGAAACGGATCGCGCACGTGCTGGTCGAAGACGGCCTGGCGGCCTGCGTGAACCTCGGCGCGCCGGGCCTGTCCATCTACATGTGGCAAGGCGAGGTGGAAGGGGCCGAGGAAGTGCCCATCCACATCAAGACCACCTACGCGCGCCATGCGGCGGTCGTTGCCGCGCTGGCGCAGATGCATCCCTACGACGTGCCCGAAATCATCGTGCTGCCCGTGATCGGCGGCGCGGCGCCCTACCTGGACTGGGTGCGCGAACAGACGGCCGTCGTGCAGAACAAGAGAGACTGA
- a CDS encoding HIT family protein codes for MSDNCLFCRIARREIPAHILHEDDRLLAFLDIQPVRPGHTLIIPKQHYPYFEDMPADLAGHILNLGQKLGRHMKRLYGVDRVGFAFTGIHVAHAHAHVIPMHDPQDVTSTQYIVQKDLTFTMPPQAPQEELATTAAQLRGELHGEPARAG; via the coding sequence ATGTCCGACAATTGCCTGTTCTGCCGCATCGCCCGCCGCGAGATTCCCGCCCACATCCTGCACGAGGATGACCGCCTGCTGGCGTTCCTGGACATCCAGCCGGTGCGGCCCGGCCACACGCTCATCATTCCCAAGCAGCACTATCCCTATTTCGAGGACATGCCGGCGGACCTGGCCGGCCACATCCTGAACCTGGGGCAGAAGCTGGGACGGCACATGAAGCGCCTGTATGGCGTGGACCGGGTGGGCTTTGCCTTCACCGGCATCCACGTGGCACACGCCCACGCCCATGTGATCCCCATGCACGACCCGCAGGACGTGACGTCGACGCAGTACATCGTGCAGAAGGACCTCACCTTCACCATGCCGCCGCAGGCCCCGCAAGAGGAACTGGCGACGACCGCCGCCCAACTGCGCGGCGAATTGCACGGCGAGCCGGCGCGCGCCGGCTGA
- the rplQ gene encoding 50S ribosomal protein L17, whose protein sequence is MRHGNGLRKLNRTSSHRLAMFRNMAVSLITHEAIKTTLPKAKELRRVIEPLITLGKEPTLANKRLAFARLRDRDAVVKLFAEIGPRYANRNGGYTRVLKMGFRQGDNAPMAFMELVDRPEVDEAAEDSAAE, encoded by the coding sequence ATGCGTCACGGTAATGGCTTGCGTAAGCTCAACCGCACCAGCAGTCACCGTCTTGCCATGTTCCGCAACATGGCCGTTTCGCTGATCACTCACGAAGCGATCAAGACCACGCTGCCGAAGGCGAAAGAATTGCGCCGCGTCATCGAACCCCTGATCACGCTGGGCAAGGAGCCCACGCTCGCGAACAAGCGTCTGGCTTTTGCCCGTCTGCGCGATCGCGACGCCGTGGTGAAGCTGTTCGCCGAAATCGGTCCGCGCTACGCGAACCGCAACGGCGGCTACACCCGCGTGCTGAAGATGGGCTTCCGTCAAGGCGACAACGCTCCCATGGCTTTCATGGAGCTGGTCGACCGTCCGGAAGTCGATGAAGCCGCTGAAGACAGCGCCGCCGAATAA
- the rpoA gene encoding DNA-directed RNA polymerase subunit alpha, which produces MSTQGFLKPRSIEVEPVGTHHAKIVMEPFERGYGHTLGNALRRILLSSMTGYAPTEVQMTGVVHEYSTIPGVREDVVDILLNLKGVVFKLHNRDEVTLVLRKTGAGTVLASDIELPHDVEIINPGHAICNLTDAGKLEMQIKVEKGRGYVPGNVRALSEDRTHTIGRIVLDASFSPVRRVSYAVESARVEQRTDLDKLVLDIETNGVISPEEAVRQSARILMDQISVFAALEGAGDSYEAPVRGTPQIDPVLLRPVDDLELTVRSANCLKAENIYYIGDLIQRTENELLKTPNLGRKSLNEIKEVLAARGLTLGMKLENWPPLGLERP; this is translated from the coding sequence ATGTCCACTCAAGGTTTCCTGAAGCCGCGCTCCATTGAAGTCGAACCGGTCGGCACCCACCATGCCAAGATCGTGATGGAGCCGTTCGAGCGTGGCTACGGTCACACGCTGGGCAACGCCCTGCGCCGCATCCTGCTGTCCTCGATGACCGGCTACGCGCCGACCGAAGTGCAGATGACCGGCGTGGTGCACGAATACTCGACCATCCCGGGCGTTCGCGAAGATGTCGTCGACATCCTGCTGAACCTGAAGGGCGTGGTCTTCAAGCTGCACAACCGCGACGAAGTCACCCTGGTCCTGCGCAAGACCGGCGCCGGCACCGTGCTGGCCAGCGACATCGAGCTGCCGCACGACGTCGAGATCATCAATCCCGGCCACGCCATCTGCAACCTGACGGATGCCGGCAAGCTGGAAATGCAGATCAAGGTCGAAAAGGGCCGCGGCTACGTGCCGGGCAACGTGCGCGCGCTGTCGGAAGACCGCACCCACACCATCGGCCGCATCGTGCTGGATGCGTCGTTCAGCCCGGTTCGTCGCGTCAGCTACGCCGTTGAAAGCGCTCGCGTGGAACAGCGCACCGACCTGGACAAGCTGGTCCTGGACATCGAAACCAACGGCGTGATCTCGCCCGAGGAAGCGGTGCGCCAGTCGGCCCGCATCCTGATGGACCAGATCTCGGTCTTCGCCGCCCTGGAAGGCGCTGGCGACTCCTACGAAGCCCCGGTCCGCGGCACGCCGCAGATCGACCCGGTCCTGCTGCGTCCGGTCGACGACCTGGAACTGACCGTGCGTTCGGCCAACTGCCTGAAGGCCGAAAACATCTACTACATCGGCGACCTGATCCAGCGTACCGAGAACGAACTGCTCAAGACCCCGAACCTGGGTCGCAAGTCGCTCAACGAGATCAAGGAAGTGCTGGCCGCACGCGGCCTGACGCTGGGCATGAAGCTCGAAAACTGGCCCCCGCTGGGCCTGGAGCGTCCCTAA
- the rpsD gene encoding 30S ribosomal protein S4 — translation MARYIGPKCKLSRREGTDLFLKSARRSLDSKCKLDSKPGQHGRTSGARTSDYGLQLREKQKLKRMYGVLEKQFRKYFAEAERRRGNTGETLIQLLESRLDNVVYRMGFGSTRAEARQLVSHRAVELNGHTADIASMLVKAGDVITIREKAKKQGRIKESLDLASSIGIPQWVEVDAAKMTGTFKSAPDRADVARDINESMVVELYSR, via the coding sequence ATGGCACGTTATATTGGACCCAAATGCAAGCTCTCGCGCCGCGAGGGTACTGACCTGTTCCTGAAGAGCGCCCGCCGCTCGCTGGATTCCAAGTGCAAGCTGGATTCCAAGCCTGGCCAACACGGCCGCACTTCGGGCGCCCGCACTTCCGACTACGGCCTGCAGCTGCGCGAAAAGCAAAAGCTCAAGCGCATGTACGGCGTGCTGGAAAAGCAATTCCGCAAGTACTTCGCTGAAGCCGAGCGTCGCCGTGGCAACACCGGCGAAACGCTGATCCAGCTGCTGGAATCGCGCCTGGACAACGTCGTCTACCGCATGGGCTTCGGCTCGACCCGCGCCGAAGCTCGCCAGCTGGTGAGCCACCGCGCCGTCGAACTGAACGGCCACACCGCCGACATCGCTTCGATGCTGGTCAAGGCTGGCGACGTCATCACGATCCGCGAAAAGGCCAAGAAGCAAGGCCGTATCAAGGAATCGCTCGACCTGGCCTCCAGCATCGGCATCCCCCAGTGGGTGGAAGTCGACGCCGCCAAGATGACCGGTACGTTCAAGTCGGCCCCCGATCGCGCTGACGTCGCTCGCGACATCAACGAATCGATGGTCGTGGAACTGTACTCGCGTTAA
- the rpsK gene encoding 30S ribosomal protein S11: MAKASTSGASRVRKKVKKNVSDGIAHVHASFNNTIITITDRQGNALSWATSGGAGFKGSRKSTPFAAQVAAETAGRVALEYGIKTLEVRIKGPGPGRESSVRALNALGIKISSIADITPVPHNGCRPPKRRRI; this comes from the coding sequence ATGGCGAAAGCTTCCACCAGCGGCGCTTCGCGCGTGCGCAAAAAGGTCAAGAAGAACGTCTCGGACGGCATCGCGCACGTTCACGCTTCGTTCAACAACACCATCATCACCATCACCGACCGTCAGGGCAACGCGCTGTCGTGGGCCACGTCGGGCGGTGCTGGCTTCAAGGGCTCGCGTAAGTCGACCCCGTTCGCCGCGCAGGTCGCCGCTGAAACGGCTGGCCGCGTTGCGCTGGAATACGGCATCAAGACGCTGGAAGTGCGCATCAAGGGCCCCGGCCCCGGCCGTGAATCGTCGGTCCGCGCCCTGAACGCGCTGGGCATCAAGATCTCGAGCATCGCCGACATCACGCCCGTTCCGCACAACGGCTGCCGTCCGCCGAAGCGTCGTCGTATCTAA
- the rpsM gene encoding 30S ribosomal protein S13: protein MARIAGINIPPQQHAEIGLTAIFGIGRTRARKICESANVPFDKKVKDLTDAELERVREHVGLFTVEGDLRREVQLSIKRLIDLGTYRGMRHKRGLPVRGQRTRTNARTRKGPRRAAASLKK, encoded by the coding sequence ATGGCCCGTATTGCTGGCATTAACATTCCGCCGCAACAGCACGCCGAGATCGGCCTGACCGCCATTTTTGGCATCGGTCGTACCCGCGCTCGCAAGATCTGCGAATCGGCGAACGTCCCGTTTGACAAAAAGGTCAAGGATCTGACCGACGCTGAACTGGAACGCGTCCGCGAACACGTTGGTTTGTTCACGGTTGAAGGCGACCTGCGTCGTGAAGTGCAGCTCTCGATCAAGCGTTTGATCGACCTGGGAACCTACCGCGGCATGCGCCACAAGCGCGGCCTGCCCGTGCGCGGCCAGCGCACTCGCACCAACGCTCGCACCCGCAAGGGACCGCGTCGTGCTGCTGCGTCCCTGAAGAAATAA
- the rpmJ gene encoding 50S ribosomal protein L36, whose translation MKVMASVKRICRNCKVIKRHGVVRVICTDPRHKQRQG comes from the coding sequence ATGAAAGTAATGGCATCGGTTAAGCGGATCTGCCGCAACTGCAAAGTTATCAAACGTCACGGCGTCGTGCGTGTCATCTGCACCGACCCGCGTCACAAGCAGCGTCAAGGCTAA
- the infA gene encoding translation initiation factor IF-1, which translates to MSKDDVIQMQGEVLENLPNATFRVKLENGHVVLGHISGKMRMHYIRILPGDKVTVELTPYDLTRARIVFRSK; encoded by the coding sequence ATGTCCAAGGACGACGTCATTCAGATGCAAGGCGAGGTTCTCGAGAACCTCCCTAACGCGACATTTCGCGTCAAGCTCGAAAACGGCCACGTGGTGTTGGGCCATATTTCCGGCAAGATGCGTATGCATTACATCCGGATCCTGCCGGGTGACAAGGTCACAGTGGAGCTCACGCCCTATGACCTGACGCGGGCCAGGATTGTGTTCCGCTCCAAGTGA
- the secY gene encoding preprotein translocase subunit SecY, with the protein MANAQALGKTGARYGDLKRRLVFLVLALVVYRLGTHIPVPGINPDALADLFRQNQGGILGLFNMFSGGALSRFSIFALGIMPYISASIIMQLMSVVVPSLEALKKEGEAGRRKITQYTRYGTVVLALVQAVGISVALESQQGLVIDPGMLFRFTTVVTLVTGTMFVMWLGEQITERGLGNGISILIFAGIVAGLPAALAALLDLVRTNSMSVLSALFIVALVVLVTAFVVFVERGQRKITVNYAKRQVGNKVYGGQSSHLPLKLNMAGVIPPIFASSIILFPATITSWFSSSENMRWLSDLAAALSPRQPLYITLYSVAIIFFCFFYTALVFNSRETADNLKKSGAFVPGIRPGEQTARYIDKILMRLTLAGAIYITLVCLLPEFLVMRWNVPFYFGGTSLLIIVVVTMDFMAQVQAYMMSHQYDSLLKKANFKGAGLPMR; encoded by the coding sequence GTGGCTAACGCGCAGGCATTGGGCAAAACCGGAGCACGGTACGGCGACCTAAAGCGCCGCCTCGTGTTCCTGGTGCTCGCCCTGGTGGTTTACCGTTTGGGTACACACATCCCCGTGCCGGGCATCAACCCGGATGCGCTGGCGGACCTGTTCCGCCAGAACCAGGGCGGGATCCTGGGCCTGTTCAACATGTTCTCGGGCGGGGCGCTCTCGCGCTTCTCGATTTTTGCCCTGGGGATCATGCCGTACATTTCGGCATCCATCATCATGCAGCTGATGTCTGTGGTGGTGCCGTCGCTGGAAGCGCTCAAGAAAGAGGGCGAGGCCGGTCGTCGGAAGATCACCCAATACACCCGCTACGGCACGGTCGTGCTGGCGCTGGTGCAGGCTGTGGGCATTTCGGTTGCGCTTGAGTCCCAGCAGGGACTGGTGATCGATCCGGGCATGCTGTTCCGCTTCACGACCGTTGTGACCCTGGTCACCGGCACCATGTTCGTCATGTGGCTGGGTGAGCAGATCACGGAACGCGGTCTGGGTAACGGGATTTCGATCCTGATCTTCGCCGGTATCGTTGCGGGCCTGCCCGCCGCGTTGGCCGCGCTGCTGGATCTGGTTCGCACCAACTCGATGTCTGTGCTGTCTGCGCTGTTCATCGTGGCTCTGGTGGTGCTGGTGACCGCTTTTGTGGTGTTCGTGGAACGCGGACAGCGCAAGATCACGGTCAACTACGCCAAGCGCCAGGTCGGCAACAAGGTCTACGGCGGGCAAAGCTCGCACCTGCCCTTGAAGCTGAACATGGCTGGGGTGATTCCGCCGATCTTCGCGTCGTCGATCATCCTGTTCCCGGCCACGATCACGAGCTGGTTTTCCAGCAGCGAGAACATGCGCTGGCTTAGCGACCTGGCTGCGGCCCTGTCGCCTCGTCAACCGCTCTACATCACGCTGTACTCGGTCGCGATTATTTTCTTCTGCTTTTTCTACACGGCTCTGGTGTTCAACAGCCGCGAAACGGCGGACAACCTGAAGAAGAGCGGCGCATTCGTTCCGGGCATCCGTCCGGGTGAACAAACGGCGCGCTACATCGACAAGATCCTGATGCGTTTGACGCTCGCAGGTGCCATCTACATCACGTTGGTGTGCCTGTTGCCGGAATTCTTGGTGATGCGCTGGAATGTGCCCTTCTACTTCGGTGGTACGTCCCTGCTGATCATTGTGGTGGTGACGATGGATTTCATGGCGCAGGTTCAGGCCTACATGATGTCTCACCAGTACGACTCGTTGCTCAAGAAGGCTAACTTCAAGGGCGCGGGTTTGCCGATGCGGTAA
- the rplO gene encoding 50S ribosomal protein L15 — MSDMQLNTLKPAEGSKHAKRRVGRGIGSGLGKTAGRGHKGQKSRSGGFHKVGFEGGQMPLQRRLPKRGFTPLGQHLYAEVRLSELQAVPVDEIDVQVLKAAGVIGQAVRFAKVIKSGEISRKVVLKGISATAGARAAIEAAGGSLA, encoded by the coding sequence ATGTCGGATATGCAACTCAATACGCTGAAGCCCGCTGAGGGCAGCAAGCACGCCAAGCGCCGCGTCGGCCGTGGCATCGGTTCGGGTCTGGGTAAGACCGCCGGCCGTGGTCACAAGGGTCAGAAGTCGCGCTCGGGCGGTTTCCATAAGGTTGGCTTCGAAGGCGGTCAGATGCCGCTGCAGCGTCGCCTGCCCAAGCGCGGTTTCACGCCGCTGGGCCAGCACCTGTACGCCGAAGTGCGTCTGTCGGAACTGCAAGCCGTGCCCGTCGACGAAATCGACGTGCAAGTGCTGAAGGCCGCTGGCGTGATTGGCCAGGCGGTTCGTTTCGCCAAGGTCATCAAGTCGGGTGAAATCTCGCGCAAGGTTGTGCTCAAGGGCATTTCCGCGACGGCCGGCGCTCGCGCCGCCATCGAAGCCGCGGGCGGCTCGCTTGCCTGA
- the rpmD gene encoding 50S ribosomal protein L30, producing MAQKQIKVTLVRSVIGTKQSHRDTVRGLGLGRINSSRVLVDTPEVRGMIRKVDYLVSVSEA from the coding sequence ATGGCTCAGAAGCAGATCAAAGTGACCCTCGTGCGCTCCGTGATCGGTACCAAGCAATCGCACCGTGACACGGTTCGCGGTCTGGGCTTGGGCCGTATCAACAGCAGCCGCGTGCTGGTCGATACGCCCGAGGTGCGTGGGATGATCCGTAAGGTGGATTATCTCGTTTCCGTCTCGGAAGCCTAA
- the rpsE gene encoding 30S ribosomal protein S5, with the protein MAKVQGKNAAEKENDDGLREKMIAVNRVSKVVKGGRTMSFAALTVVGDGDGRVGMGKGKAREVPVSVQKAMEQARRGMFKVALKNGTLHHTVVGKHGAATVLISPAAEGTGVIAGGPMRAIFEVMGVRNVVAKSLGSSNPYNMVRATLNGLRASLTPADVAAKRGKTVEEILG; encoded by the coding sequence ATGGCTAAAGTACAAGGCAAGAACGCCGCGGAAAAAGAGAACGATGACGGCCTGCGCGAGAAGATGATCGCGGTCAACCGCGTCAGCAAGGTCGTGAAGGGTGGTCGCACCATGAGCTTCGCCGCGCTGACCGTGGTTGGCGATGGCGACGGCCGCGTCGGCATGGGCAAGGGCAAGGCGCGTGAAGTGCCGGTGTCGGTCCAGAAGGCGATGGAACAGGCCCGCCGCGGCATGTTCAAGGTTGCGCTGAAGAACGGCACGCTGCACCACACCGTGGTCGGCAAGCATGGCGCCGCCACCGTGCTGATTTCGCCCGCTGCTGAAGGTACCGGCGTCATCGCCGGCGGCCCGATGCGCGCTATTTTCGAAGTGATGGGTGTGCGTAACGTGGTTGCCAAGAGCCTGGGCTCGAGCAACCCCTACAACATGGTTCGCGCCACGTTGAATGGCCTGCGCGCCTCCCTGACCCCGGCGGATGTTGCTGCCAAGCGCGGCAAGACCGTCGAAGAGATCCTGGGGTAA
- the rplR gene encoding 50S ribosomal protein L18: MDKKVSRLRRAVPTRRKISELRVHRLSIFRSNQHIYANIISPEGDRVLVSASTVEAEVRAQLAGQTGQGGNKAAATLVGKRVAEKAKAAGIELVAFDRSGFRYHGRVKALADAAREAGLKF, from the coding sequence ATGGACAAAAAAGTTTCCCGTTTGCGTCGTGCGGTTCCGACCCGCCGGAAGATCAGCGAGCTGCGCGTTCATCGCCTCTCGATTTTCCGCTCGAACCAGCACATCTACGCCAACATCATTTCGCCGGAAGGCGATCGCGTTCTGGTCAGCGCCTCGACGGTGGAAGCCGAAGTGCGTGCGCAGCTGGCTGGCCAAACCGGCCAAGGCGGCAACAAGGCCGCCGCCACGCTGGTTGGCAAGCGCGTGGCCGAAAAGGCCAAGGCTGCCGGTATCGAACTGGTCGCTTTCGATCGCTCGGGCTTTCGTTACCATGGCCGCGTGAAAGCGCTGGCCGACGCCGCGCGTGAAGCCGGCCTGAAGTTCTAA
- the rplF gene encoding 50S ribosomal protein L6, which produces MSRIAKYPVELPKGVEASIQQDQITVKGPLGTLTQALTGDVAVALDNGKLTFVAANETRHANAMSGTVRALVANMVNGVSKGFERKLTLVGVGYRASIQGDAVKLQLGFSHDVLHKLPAGIKAECPTQTEIVIKGSNKQVVGQVAAELRAYREPEPYKGKGVRYSDERVVIKETKKK; this is translated from the coding sequence ATGTCACGTATCGCTAAATATCCGGTCGAACTGCCGAAGGGTGTTGAAGCCAGCATCCAGCAGGATCAGATCACCGTCAAGGGCCCGCTGGGCACCTTGACCCAAGCCCTGACTGGCGACGTCGCGGTCGCGTTGGACAACGGCAAGCTGACGTTTGTCGCCGCCAACGAAACCCGCCACGCCAACGCCATGTCGGGTACCGTGCGCGCGCTGGTGGCCAACATGGTCAACGGCGTGAGCAAGGGCTTCGAGCGCAAGCTGACCCTGGTGGGCGTGGGTTACCGCGCCTCGATCCAAGGCGACGCCGTTAAGCTGCAGCTCGGTTTCTCGCACGACGTTCTGCACAAGTTGCCGGCCGGCATCAAGGCCGAATGCCCCACCCAGACGGAAATCGTCATCAAGGGCTCCAACAAGCAGGTCGTCGGCCAGGTGGCCGCTGAACTCCGCGCGTACCGCGAACCCGAACCCTACAAGGGCAAGGGCGTGCGTTACTCGGACGAACGCGTCGTCATCAAAGAAACCAAGAAGAAATAA
- the rpsH gene encoding 30S ribosomal protein S8, whose translation MSMSDPIADMLTRIRNAQQVDKVTVSMPSSKLKAAIAGVLKDEGYIDGFEVKGTQAKPELEITLKYYAGRPVIERIERVSRPGLRIYKGRTSIPQVMNGLGVAIVSTSRGVMTDRKARANGVGGEVLCYVA comes from the coding sequence ATGAGCATGAGCGATCCCATCGCCGATATGCTGACCCGCATTCGCAATGCGCAGCAAGTGGACAAAGTTACGGTGAGCATGCCCTCCTCGAAGCTGAAGGCGGCTATCGCCGGCGTGCTGAAGGACGAAGGCTACATCGACGGCTTCGAAGTCAAGGGCACCCAGGCCAAGCCTGAGCTCGAGATCACCCTGAAGTACTACGCTGGCCGTCCGGTCATCGAGCGCATCGAACGCGTTTCGCGTCCCGGCCTGCGCATCTACAAGGGCCGCACCAGCATTCCTCAGGTCATGAACGGCCTGGGCGTGGCTATCGTGTCGACCTCGCGTGGCGTCATGACGGACCGCAAGGCCCGCGCCAATGGCGTCGGCGGCGAAGTGCTGTGCTACGTGGCCTAA
- the rpsN gene encoding 30S ribosomal protein S14 gives MAKLSLINRDIKRAKLADKFAAKRAELKSIIDDQSKTDEERYQARLKLQQLPRNANPTRQRNRCVVTGRPRGVFRKFGLTRHKLREMAMKGEIPGITKASW, from the coding sequence GTGGCTAAACTTTCCCTCATCAATCGCGACATCAAGCGCGCCAAGCTGGCTGACAAGTTCGCCGCCAAGCGCGCTGAGTTGAAGTCGATCATCGACGACCAGTCGAAGACCGACGAAGAACGTTACCAAGCTCGGCTCAAGCTGCAACAGCTGCCGCGCAATGCCAACCCGACGCGTCAACGTAACCGTTGCGTGGTCACCGGTCGTCCGCGCGGCGTGTTCCGCAAGTTCGGCCTGACCCGCCACAAACTGCGTGAAATGGCGATGAAGGGTGAAATCCCCGGCATCACCAAGGCCAGCTGGTAG